The following are encoded together in the Gemmatimonadota bacterium genome:
- a CDS encoding ABC transporter permease — MATARSASYPYYLALRDGARTMTGVAAWGMLSLTLSTGGEGVSTLGNIVSGNYFSVLGVRPALGRFFAEDEDRTPLTHPVVVIAHALWRDRFAGDSAILGRTIRINGTRSR; from the coding sequence GTGGCAACGGCTCGCTCGGCGTCGTACCCGTATTACCTGGCGCTGCGCGATGGCGCCCGCACGATGACGGGCGTGGCGGCCTGGGGGATGTTGTCACTGACCCTGAGCACCGGCGGCGAGGGGGTGAGCACCCTCGGCAACATCGTCAGCGGCAACTACTTCTCGGTGCTCGGCGTGCGGCCGGCGTTGGGCCGCTTCTTTGCCGAGGATGAGGACCGCACGCCGCTAACGCACCCCGTGGTGGTGATCGCGCACGCCCTGTGGCGCGACCGCTTCGCGGGCGATTCCGCGATCCTCGGACGGACCATTCGCATCAACGGCACCCGCTCACGGTGA
- a CDS encoding M28 family peptidase: MTNFLPPASRRFVRRLAAAVAAATLACSPSGEKDAAPAESTGAATVPAEAVAAIDTATLMQHVRVLSADSLLGRLPGSLGEDKTIAYLEGEFKAIGLAPGNPDGSYIQKVPLVGITVDGAPSLTFAKGAATTTLKWRDDFVAWTKHVDATASLANSELVFVGYGTEAPEFNWDDYKGLDVAGKTLVMLVNDPPLPDTSQFGGPRMTYYGRWTYKYEQGQKHKAAGVLLVHETEAAGYPFTVVQGKTSEQFDLVTPDKNMSRAAVEGWITLDQAKALLKMAGQDFDALKASAATRDFKPVPLGVTASITLRNKLRTVDSRNVVAKLEGSDPALKDQVVVYSAHWDHFGVGTPVKGDSIYNGALDNATGTAGLLAMAKAYKAMPVAPKRSIVFLAVTAEEQGLLGAQYYSVTPLYPLSKTVANINMDGLNTWGPTKDLVVIGLGASELDDYASAAAAEKGRVLKPDAEPQKGYYYRSDHFNFAKQGVPAFYAEGGMDYIGKPADFGRQKRDEYTANDYHAPQDEIKPGWDLSGGVEDLRLYLTIGYRVAEAAKMPEWRAGNEFKATRDKSLGRAP, from the coding sequence ATGACCAACTTCCTCCCTCCTGCGAGCCGCCGCTTCGTGCGCCGGCTCGCCGCGGCGGTCGCCGCCGCCACGCTCGCCTGCTCACCCTCGGGCGAGAAGGACGCAGCCCCCGCCGAATCGACAGGTGCCGCGACCGTTCCCGCCGAAGCGGTCGCAGCCATCGACACCGCCACGCTGATGCAGCATGTGCGCGTCCTCTCTGCCGACTCGCTGCTGGGCCGCCTCCCCGGTTCCCTCGGCGAGGACAAGACCATCGCCTACCTCGAAGGGGAGTTCAAGGCGATAGGGCTCGCCCCCGGCAATCCCGACGGGAGCTACATCCAGAAGGTCCCGCTGGTAGGGATCACCGTGGACGGGGCGCCATCGCTCACCTTTGCCAAGGGGGCCGCGACGACCACGCTCAAGTGGCGTGACGATTTCGTGGCCTGGACCAAGCACGTCGATGCCACGGCGTCGCTCGCCAACTCCGAACTCGTCTTCGTCGGCTACGGCACCGAGGCTCCCGAGTTCAACTGGGACGACTACAAGGGGCTGGACGTCGCCGGCAAGACGCTGGTGATGCTGGTGAACGATCCGCCGCTCCCCGACACGTCGCAGTTTGGGGGGCCGCGCATGACGTACTACGGGCGCTGGACCTACAAGTACGAGCAGGGACAGAAGCACAAGGCGGCCGGCGTCCTCCTCGTGCACGAGACCGAGGCCGCGGGCTATCCGTTCACCGTGGTGCAGGGGAAGACGTCGGAGCAGTTCGACCTCGTGACCCCCGACAAGAACATGTCGCGCGCCGCCGTGGAGGGGTGGATCACCCTCGACCAGGCCAAGGCGCTCCTGAAGATGGCCGGGCAGGACTTCGACGCGCTCAAGGCCAGCGCCGCGACGCGCGACTTCAAGCCGGTGCCGTTAGGCGTCACCGCGAGCATCACGCTGCGTAACAAGCTCCGCACCGTCGATTCGCGCAACGTGGTGGCGAAGCTCGAGGGGAGCGATCCGGCGCTCAAGGACCAGGTCGTGGTGTACTCGGCGCACTGGGATCACTTCGGCGTCGGGACGCCGGTCAAGGGCGACTCGATCTACAACGGCGCGCTCGACAACGCGACCGGGACCGCCGGGCTCCTGGCCATGGCCAAGGCGTACAAGGCGATGCCCGTCGCCCCCAAGCGGTCGATCGTCTTCCTCGCCGTCACCGCCGAGGAGCAGGGGCTGCTGGGGGCGCAGTACTACTCGGTCACCCCGCTCTATCCGCTCAGCAAGACGGTCGCCAATATCAACATGGACGGGCTCAACACCTGGGGGCCGACCAAGGACCTGGTGGTCATCGGGCTCGGAGCCTCGGAGCTGGATGATTACGCCAGCGCCGCAGCCGCCGAGAAGGGGCGCGTCCTCAAGCCGGACGCCGAGCCGCAGAAGGGGTACTATTACCGCTCCGACCACTTCAATTTCGCCAAGCAGGGTGTCCCCGCGTTTTACGCCGAGGGCGGGATGGACTACATCGGCAAGCCGGCCGACTTCGGGCGGCAGAAGCGCGACGAGTACACGGCCAACGACTATCACGCCCCCCAGGACGAGATCAAGCCAGGGTGGGACCTGAGCGGTGGGGTGGAAGACCTGCGCCTCTACCTCACGATCGGTTATCGCGTGGCCGAAGCGGCGAAGATGCCGGAGTGGCGCGCGGGGAACGAGTTCAAGGCCACGCGCGACAAGTCGCTCGGTCGAGCGCCCTGA
- a CDS encoding xanthine dehydrogenase family protein molybdopterin-binding subunit, whose amino-acid sequence MDAAVTASTAADAASPIDPAPAPNGASQVSRRSFLKTGGTALVLGFVVPRLARAQDAAAAAHGIMTPEAASAAGIQLNAFVSIDTAGKVTLVTHRAEMGQGAYSVVPQILAEELEVDLAAIAIVVAEGDPAKYGSQLTGGSSTVRGGITQLLKTGATARDMLVRAAAARWGVPADSCKARMGQVTHAASGRTLGYGALVEDAAKLTPNKDVALKERKDWTLIGKPVPRQDTPLKVNGSAKFGIDVRLPGMLYAVVERSPRFVGKVKSFDASKALLVPGVKHVVKTERDIFGNMREGVAVVATSTWAAIKGRRALIVEWDDTGIPDVSSASLAAALKSSLAGKPLGFKSKGDVAAALGATPAVDVTYETPYQAHACMEPINCTAHVTDTSAEIWGPVQAPDWNRGHLAGALKLPMEQVKVNMTFLGGGFGRKAFTDFPLEAALVSKAVKAPVQVVWTREDDLSVGPFRPGAMYHVRGALKDGKISAIEMTMAAQNLMAQEPGDTPKKPNDNVTEGLPETYLETIPNYQFGDIPLQAPVPVMWWRSVYSSTNGFAYESFLDEMARAAKMDPIAFRRQHFDSPRLHALADKLEAVSGWKQRKAGEGYGMSLTYCFSSWAAHVVKVSKAKAGGITIDKVWTVMDCGVAVNPDVIRQQVEGSIVMALGAATTHEVTFAKGSAVEKNFDKYPLPRLRDIPPIEVHIMDNGEAAGGAGEPALPGFTPALTNAIFDLTGTRVRKLPFDLKKV is encoded by the coding sequence ATGGATGCGGCCGTGACGGCATCGACGGCGGCCGACGCGGCCAGCCCGATCGATCCGGCGCCGGCGCCTAACGGGGCGTCGCAGGTCTCGCGTCGATCGTTCCTCAAGACGGGGGGGACGGCGCTCGTCCTCGGCTTCGTGGTGCCGCGCCTGGCGCGCGCGCAGGACGCCGCCGCGGCCGCCCACGGCATCATGACCCCCGAGGCGGCGAGTGCCGCCGGGATCCAGCTCAACGCCTTTGTGTCGATCGATACGGCGGGGAAGGTCACGCTGGTCACGCACCGCGCCGAGATGGGACAGGGGGCGTACTCGGTCGTGCCGCAGATCCTGGCCGAGGAGCTCGAGGTCGATCTTGCCGCCATCGCCATCGTGGTGGCGGAGGGCGACCCGGCGAAGTACGGGAGCCAGCTCACCGGCGGGAGCTCGACGGTGCGTGGCGGGATCACGCAGCTGCTCAAGACCGGCGCCACCGCGCGCGACATGCTGGTGCGCGCCGCGGCGGCCAGGTGGGGCGTGCCAGCCGACAGTTGCAAGGCCCGGATGGGGCAGGTGACGCACGCCGCCAGCGGTCGCACGCTGGGCTATGGCGCCCTCGTCGAGGATGCCGCCAAGCTCACGCCCAACAAGGACGTCGCGCTCAAGGAGCGGAAGGACTGGACGCTCATCGGCAAGCCGGTGCCGCGCCAGGACACGCCGCTCAAGGTCAACGGGTCGGCCAAGTTCGGCATCGACGTGCGCCTGCCGGGCATGTTGTACGCCGTGGTCGAACGCTCGCCCCGCTTCGTGGGCAAGGTGAAGAGCTTCGACGCCTCCAAGGCGTTGTTGGTACCGGGGGTGAAGCACGTGGTCAAGACGGAGCGCGACATCTTCGGGAACATGCGCGAAGGGGTCGCCGTCGTCGCCACGAGCACGTGGGCCGCCATCAAGGGGCGCCGCGCCCTCATCGTCGAGTGGGACGACACCGGCATTCCCGACGTGAGCAGCGCCTCGCTCGCGGCGGCCCTGAAGTCGTCACTCGCCGGCAAGCCACTCGGCTTCAAGTCCAAGGGAGACGTGGCGGCGGCGTTAGGCGCCACGCCGGCCGTCGACGTGACGTATGAAACGCCGTATCAGGCGCACGCCTGCATGGAGCCCATCAACTGCACGGCGCACGTGACCGACACCTCGGCCGAGATCTGGGGGCCGGTGCAGGCGCCGGACTGGAACCGCGGGCACCTGGCCGGGGCGCTCAAGCTCCCCATGGAGCAGGTGAAGGTGAACATGACCTTCCTGGGCGGCGGCTTCGGGCGCAAGGCTTTCACCGACTTCCCGCTCGAGGCGGCCCTCGTCTCCAAGGCGGTGAAGGCGCCGGTGCAGGTGGTGTGGACGCGCGAGGACGACCTGAGCGTCGGGCCGTTCCGGCCTGGGGCGATGTACCACGTGCGCGGCGCGCTCAAGGATGGGAAGATCTCCGCGATCGAGATGACGATGGCGGCGCAGAACCTGATGGCGCAGGAGCCCGGCGATACGCCCAAGAAGCCTAACGACAACGTGACCGAAGGGCTCCCGGAGACCTACCTCGAGACGATCCCGAACTACCAGTTCGGCGACATCCCGTTGCAGGCGCCGGTCCCGGTGATGTGGTGGCGGTCGGTGTATTCGTCGACCAACGGCTTCGCCTACGAGAGCTTCCTGGACGAGATGGCGCGGGCCGCGAAGATGGACCCGATCGCCTTCCGCCGGCAGCACTTCGACTCGCCGCGTCTGCACGCCCTGGCCGACAAGCTGGAGGCGGTGAGCGGGTGGAAGCAGCGCAAGGCGGGCGAGGGCTACGGGATGTCGCTCACCTACTGCTTCAGCTCGTGGGCGGCCCATGTGGTGAAGGTGTCGAAGGCCAAGGCCGGCGGCATCACCATCGACAAGGTGTGGACGGTGATGGACTGCGGCGTGGCGGTCAACCCCGACGTCATCCGCCAGCAGGTGGAGGGGAGCATCGTCATGGCGTTAGGCGCGGCGACCACGCACGAAGTCACCTTCGCCAAGGGGAGCGCCGTCGAGAAGAACTTCGACAAGTACCCGCTCCCGCGCCTGCGCGACATCCCGCCCATCGAGGTCCACATCATGGACAACGGCGAGGCGGCGGGCGGTGCGGGCGAGCCGGCGCTCCCCGGCTTCACCCCGGCGCTCACCAACGCCATCTTCGACCTGACGGGGACGCGCGTGCGCAAGCTGCCGTTTGATCTCAAGAAGGTGTAG
- a CDS encoding transporter, with product MAPLLDLLAGNPLLLLFAVVAVGYPIGRLQVRGVSLGIAAILFAGLAIGALDERLRLPEVVHLLGLCLFVYSVGLSSGPGFLVTLRRHGARNGALVTMALAAAAVVAWLGGRLLGVNAGSAAGLFAGGVTNTPALAAVLELLRGHGTLAGEAVQSAPVVAYSVSYPLGVVIPILAIALVPRFLRGEVPNDARTSHSWPAASRERAGSGGLIVGTMQVTRDDAIGISLEALMREAGGRVQPGRVRRVDGKVELATNGTVLALGDLVTAVGEARDVARLVDRLGERSTEMINLDRRELDVRRIFVSNARVAGHSLRELDLIQQYGAIVTAIRRGDADWIPDGNTVLQLGDRVRVLTRRENLPAISAFLGDSYRAVSEFDVLSFAFGIVVGIGVGLIPFPLPGGLTVRLGLAGGPLVVAMFLGALGRTGPFVWGIPYGVSLTLRELGLLLFFAGIGTRSGYASWAALHEPSTLGIVAVGAAVSLASAATLLMAGRYLFKVPEGVLEGMIAGVHTQPAALSAALSQRLDDTPNVGYAAVFPLATVLKLVLAQLIARS from the coding sequence GTGGCGCCGCTTCTCGATCTTCTCGCCGGAAACCCGCTCCTCCTCCTCTTCGCCGTCGTCGCCGTCGGGTATCCGATAGGGCGCCTCCAGGTGCGCGGGGTGAGCCTGGGAATCGCCGCGATCCTCTTCGCGGGGCTGGCGATCGGCGCGCTCGACGAGCGGTTGCGCCTCCCCGAAGTGGTGCATCTCCTCGGCCTCTGCCTCTTCGTCTACTCGGTGGGGCTCAGTAGCGGCCCCGGCTTCCTGGTCACGCTCAGGCGGCACGGTGCGCGCAATGGCGCGCTGGTGACGATGGCGCTCGCGGCCGCAGCGGTGGTGGCATGGCTCGGCGGGCGTCTTCTGGGCGTGAACGCCGGATCGGCGGCCGGGCTGTTTGCCGGCGGCGTCACCAACACGCCCGCGTTGGCCGCCGTGCTCGAATTGCTGCGCGGGCACGGGACGCTGGCTGGCGAGGCGGTACAGTCGGCGCCGGTCGTGGCCTACTCGGTGAGCTATCCGCTGGGGGTCGTGATCCCCATCCTGGCCATCGCCCTCGTCCCTCGATTCCTGCGCGGCGAAGTGCCCAACGACGCCCGGACCTCGCACAGCTGGCCCGCGGCGAGCCGGGAGCGCGCGGGATCCGGGGGATTGATCGTGGGGACGATGCAGGTGACCCGCGACGATGCGATCGGGATCTCGCTCGAGGCGCTGATGCGCGAGGCGGGAGGGCGGGTGCAGCCCGGTCGCGTGCGGCGCGTGGACGGCAAGGTCGAGCTGGCGACCAACGGGACGGTGCTCGCGTTAGGCGACCTGGTGACCGCCGTGGGAGAGGCGCGTGACGTGGCGCGGCTCGTCGACCGACTGGGTGAACGCAGCACCGAGATGATCAACCTGGATCGGCGCGAACTCGACGTGCGCCGCATCTTCGTCTCCAATGCGCGCGTGGCCGGCCACTCGCTGCGTGAACTCGACCTCATCCAGCAGTACGGGGCGATCGTCACCGCCATACGGCGCGGCGACGCCGATTGGATTCCCGACGGCAACACGGTCCTGCAGCTCGGCGACCGGGTGCGCGTCCTCACCCGCCGAGAGAACCTCCCGGCGATCAGCGCCTTCCTGGGCGACTCGTATCGCGCCGTGAGCGAGTTCGACGTGCTCTCCTTTGCCTTCGGCATCGTGGTGGGGATCGGCGTGGGGCTGATTCCGTTCCCACTCCCCGGCGGCCTCACCGTTCGCCTCGGGCTCGCGGGCGGCCCGCTCGTCGTCGCGATGTTTCTGGGGGCGCTCGGGCGCACCGGGCCGTTCGTCTGGGGCATTCCGTACGGCGTGAGCCTCACGCTGCGCGAGCTGGGTTTGCTCCTCTTCTTTGCTGGGATCGGGACGCGCAGCGGCTATGCCTCGTGGGCGGCGCTGCATGAGCCGTCGACGCTCGGCATCGTGGCGGTCGGCGCGGCCGTCTCGCTCGCGTCGGCGGCGACGCTGCTCATGGCCGGTCGCTACCTGTTCAAGGTGCCCGAGGGGGTACTCGAAGGGATGATTGCCGGCGTGCACACGCAGCCGGCGGCCCTGAGCGCCGCGCTCTCGCAGCGCCTCGACGACACACCTAACGTGGGATATGCGGCGGTCTTCCCCCTTGCCACCGTGCTCAAGCTGGTGCTGGCACAGCTCATCGCGCGCTCGTGA
- a CDS encoding exo-alpha-sialidase → MGAPDPEGFVRRCSLLLLTMVLACAPQGDRAPAALTLTLADSSEFIDRLGREPMVVQHPAGTIFVAGYGDTVPHLWRSQDNGRTWASVNVGVRDDGAVGNSDVELAVGPDSTLYFLNMSFDRQRLEGTRIDLATSRDGGSSWQWRQLSDTRLDDRPWIDVSPGNAAHAIWNDGAGVSHVRSTDGGRTWTEMSRIHPMGGSSHLAVGPKGEVAVRVVPISVSGNSFNAGEDWLFVSTDGGETWVKHNAPGTRVWRAMRDTTVKPPTWSEAPQPRWVEPIAWDSTGALFSLWGHENRVWLARSRDQGATWSTWEVAHDSAVTYFPYLIARGDGQLAASWITGTGNATVASVAYIETAGEGAPRVARAPTFQPEAFQAGMPPDTATSRSAAGEYLGMSFLADGSLGVAVPIQHAAAKRVGFAFRRYTVRR, encoded by the coding sequence ATGGGGGCACCCGACCCGGAGGGATTCGTGCGCCGCTGCTCCTTGCTGCTCCTGACGATGGTGTTGGCCTGCGCACCGCAGGGTGATCGGGCGCCCGCCGCGCTGACGCTGACGCTCGCCGACTCCAGCGAGTTCATCGACCGACTCGGGCGTGAGCCGATGGTCGTCCAGCATCCCGCCGGGACGATCTTCGTGGCCGGCTACGGCGATACCGTGCCCCATTTGTGGCGCTCTCAGGACAACGGACGCACCTGGGCGAGCGTGAACGTGGGCGTTCGGGACGACGGAGCCGTCGGCAATTCGGACGTCGAGCTGGCGGTCGGCCCGGACAGCACGCTCTACTTCCTCAACATGAGCTTCGATCGCCAGAGGCTCGAGGGGACGCGCATCGACCTCGCTACCAGTCGCGATGGTGGGAGCTCCTGGCAGTGGCGGCAGCTGTCGGACACCCGCCTGGACGATCGTCCGTGGATCGACGTGTCGCCCGGGAACGCCGCCCACGCGATCTGGAACGATGGGGCGGGGGTTTCGCACGTTCGGAGCACCGACGGGGGGCGCACGTGGACCGAGATGTCCCGCATCCACCCCATGGGCGGGTCGAGCCACCTCGCGGTGGGTCCGAAGGGCGAAGTGGCAGTGCGCGTGGTGCCCATCTCCGTATCCGGCAACTCGTTCAATGCCGGGGAAGACTGGCTGTTCGTCTCCACCGACGGTGGTGAGACGTGGGTGAAGCACAACGCGCCCGGCACGCGCGTGTGGCGCGCGATGCGCGACACGACGGTGAAACCGCCCACGTGGAGCGAGGCACCGCAACCGCGTTGGGTGGAGCCGATCGCGTGGGACTCGACCGGTGCCCTGTTCAGCCTGTGGGGACACGAGAACCGGGTCTGGCTCGCCCGCTCGCGCGACCAAGGGGCCACGTGGAGCACATGGGAGGTCGCCCACGACTCCGCCGTCACCTACTTCCCGTACCTCATTGCCCGTGGCGACGGCCAGTTGGCCGCGAGTTGGATCACAGGCACCGGCAACGCGACGGTCGCCTCGGTGGCGTACATCGAGACCGCTGGCGAGGGCGCACCGCGCGTGGCGCGTGCGCCGACATTCCAACCCGAGGCCTTCCAGGCCGGCATGCCGCCGGACACCGCGACGTCACGCAGCGCCGCAGGAGAATACCTCGGCATGAGCTTCCTCGCGGACGGGAGTCTCGGCGTTGCCGTACCCATCCAGCATGCGGCGGCCAAGCGCGTCGGCTTCGCCTTCCGTCGATACACCGTGCGGCGTTAG
- a CDS encoding FtsX-like permease family protein, translating to MMQADCAGGDITNANAAWLQTFGRLRGGTSREVARAELARLTSDRVASGAETADWKTHNSVTLSRLWGLPSEAGTAVFGFLALLLAASAMVLMIASVNVAAMLLARAVGRRREMAVRLALGAGRHRLVRQLLTESVLLFLVGAAGGVALATQGTRALERVDFHAEVPIALDLAPDARVLAFARITALVTVSCSAGPALRVSPRPQDPWFRHRRSGSRRSRSRSILIVGQVAFSSLLLVAAGLFLRALDRGERVDPGMDVNNVAVASFDAESYGYDEARARQFYRVLKERLQTLPGVEAVSSTRVL from the coding sequence ATGATGCAGGCCGACTGCGCGGGGGGCGACATCACCAACGCCAACGCCGCGTGGCTACAGACCTTTGGCCGGTTGCGCGGCGGGACCTCGCGTGAGGTGGCTCGCGCCGAGCTCGCGCGCCTGACGAGCGATCGGGTCGCCTCCGGCGCCGAGACGGCGGACTGGAAGACGCACAACAGCGTCACGCTGTCGCGCCTGTGGGGGCTCCCGTCCGAGGCGGGGACGGCGGTCTTCGGCTTCCTGGCGTTGCTCCTGGCGGCTTCGGCCATGGTGCTCATGATCGCCAGCGTCAACGTGGCCGCGATGCTCCTGGCACGCGCCGTCGGGCGTCGTCGTGAGATGGCGGTTCGCCTCGCACTCGGCGCCGGGCGCCACCGGTTGGTGCGTCAGCTCCTCACCGAGAGCGTCCTGCTCTTCCTGGTGGGAGCGGCAGGCGGGGTCGCGCTCGCCACGCAGGGCACGCGAGCGCTGGAGCGTGTGGACTTCCACGCCGAGGTGCCGATTGCACTCGACCTGGCCCCCGATGCCCGCGTCCTCGCCTTCGCACGGATCACGGCGCTCGTCACGGTGTCGTGTTCGGCCGGCCCGGCGCTCAGGGTCTCGCCTCGACCTCAAGATCCGTGGTTCCGACACCGCAGGAGTGGGAGCCGCCGCTCGCGCTCGCGCAGCATCCTCATCGTCGGGCAGGTGGCGTTCTCGTCCCTTCTCCTCGTCGCGGCGGGGCTCTTCCTGCGCGCGCTCGATCGCGGCGAACGCGTCGACCCGGGGATGGACGTGAACAACGTCGCGGTGGCGTCGTTCGACGCCGAGTCGTACGGCTACGACGAAGCCCGCGCGCGCCAATTCTATCGCGTACTCAAGGAACGGCTGCAGACCCTTCCCGGGGTCGAGGCGGTGTCGTCGACACGCGTGCTCTAG
- a CDS encoding AMP-binding protein, with protein MSAASRFLEARDFLLAHRTDYEEAYNGFRWPALDEFNWALDYFDDMARGNDRPALWIVDEHGAEWKVTFEEMRVRSNRVANFLRGLGVRRGDRVLMMLPNVVPLWEITLATMKLGAVLSPATTLLAHGDIEDRFERGGVRHVITDPAGTAKFATFTGEYSRVVCGGSVEGWTPYADADTDAPDFTADGPTAATDPLLLYFTSGTTAKPKMVLHTHQSYPVGHLSTMYWIGLRAGDVHFNISSPGWAKHAWSCVFAPWNAGATVFLYNQARFDAKKTLDVLVRCGVTTLCAPPTVWRLCILEPLASYKVALREVISAGEPLNPEVIEQVRAAWGLTIRDGYGQTETTCQVGNSPGQPVKLGSMGRPMPGYRIALIDHDRHIGDDGEISIALDPAPLGLMAGYLDTPERTAQLLGGAHYPTSDVAHRDADGYFWYIGRDDDVFKSSDYRISPFELESALIEHEAVAEAAVVPSPDPIRLSVPKAFIALKPGVEASEETARAIFGFLRERLAPYARVRRLEFAELPKTISGKIRRVQLRAGEMARGAPTAPRDGEYWE; from the coding sequence ATGAGTGCAGCGAGCCGCTTCCTCGAGGCGCGCGACTTCCTCCTCGCGCATCGCACCGACTACGAGGAGGCATACAACGGCTTTCGGTGGCCTGCCCTCGACGAATTCAACTGGGCACTCGACTATTTCGACGACATGGCACGCGGCAACGATCGCCCGGCGCTCTGGATCGTCGACGAGCACGGCGCCGAGTGGAAGGTGACGTTCGAGGAGATGCGCGTGCGCTCCAACCGGGTCGCCAACTTCCTGCGGGGGCTGGGGGTGAGGCGGGGCGATCGCGTGCTGATGATGCTCCCCAACGTCGTGCCGCTGTGGGAGATCACCCTGGCGACGATGAAGCTGGGCGCGGTGCTGAGCCCGGCGACCACGCTCCTTGCCCACGGTGACATCGAGGACCGTTTCGAACGTGGTGGGGTGCGCCACGTGATCACCGACCCCGCAGGCACGGCGAAGTTTGCCACATTCACCGGGGAGTACTCGCGCGTCGTCTGCGGCGGCTCGGTCGAGGGCTGGACGCCGTACGCCGACGCCGACACGGACGCGCCGGACTTCACGGCGGACGGCCCGACAGCCGCCACGGACCCGCTCCTGCTGTACTTCACCTCGGGGACGACGGCCAAGCCCAAGATGGTGCTGCACACCCACCAGAGTTACCCGGTGGGGCACCTGTCGACGATGTACTGGATCGGGCTGCGCGCGGGCGATGTGCACTTCAACATCTCCTCGCCTGGGTGGGCCAAGCACGCGTGGAGCTGCGTCTTTGCCCCGTGGAACGCCGGCGCCACCGTCTTTCTCTACAACCAGGCGCGCTTCGATGCGAAGAAGACGCTCGACGTGCTGGTGCGCTGCGGTGTGACGACGCTGTGCGCGCCGCCGACGGTCTGGCGCCTGTGCATCCTCGAACCGCTCGCCAGCTACAAGGTCGCGCTGCGCGAGGTGATCAGCGCCGGCGAACCGCTCAACCCCGAGGTCATCGAGCAGGTGCGGGCCGCGTGGGGGCTCACCATCCGCGACGGCTACGGGCAGACGGAGACGACGTGCCAGGTGGGGAACTCCCCCGGGCAGCCGGTCAAGCTCGGCTCGATGGGGCGGCCGATGCCTGGCTATCGCATCGCCCTCATCGACCACGACCGGCACATCGGCGACGACGGCGAAATCAGCATCGCGCTCGACCCCGCCCCGTTAGGCCTCATGGCGGGCTACCTCGACACCCCCGAGCGTACGGCGCAGCTGCTGGGCGGGGCGCACTATCCCACGTCGGACGTGGCCCATCGCGACGCCGACGGCTACTTCTGGTACATCGGGCGCGACGACGACGTCTTCAAGAGCTCGGACTATCGCATCTCGCCCTTCGAGCTCGAGAGTGCGCTCATCGAGCACGAGGCGGTGGCCGAGGCGGCGGTGGTGCCGAGCCCTGATCCCATCCGGCTGTCGGTCCCCAAGGCGTTCATCGCGCTCAAGCCGGGGGTCGAGGCGTCGGAGGAGACGGCACGGGCGATCTTCGGCTTCCTGCGCGAGCGCCTGGCACCGTACGCGCGCGTCAGGCGTCTCGAATTCGCCGAACTGCCCAAGACGATCTCGGGGAAGATCCGTCGGGTGCAACTGCGGGCCGGCGAGATGGCGCGCGGCGCCCCCACGGCGCCGCGTGACGGTGAATACTGGGAGTAG
- a CDS encoding (2Fe-2S)-binding protein, translating into MKTKLTVNGKTHEVDADPDTPLLWVLRDHLGLTGTKYGCGIARCGACTVHVDGRAVRSCRQELQAVGAAKVVTIEELEHEARGKALQDAWIEFGVPQCGYCQSGFLMAATTLLARTPNPTDAEIDTAISNLCRCGTYPRMRAAIHAAARRLTTSEAP; encoded by the coding sequence ATGAAAACCAAGCTCACCGTCAACGGAAAGACGCATGAGGTTGATGCCGATCCGGATACGCCGCTCCTCTGGGTGCTGCGTGACCACCTCGGCCTCACCGGGACCAAGTACGGGTGCGGGATCGCGCGCTGCGGCGCCTGCACCGTGCATGTCGACGGGCGCGCCGTGCGCAGCTGCCGTCAGGAGTTGCAGGCCGTGGGCGCGGCGAAGGTCGTGACCATCGAGGAGCTCGAGCACGAGGCTCGCGGCAAGGCGTTGCAGGACGCGTGGATCGAGTTCGGCGTCCCGCAGTGCGGCTACTGCCAGAGCGGCTTCCTGATGGCGGCGACGACGCTGCTCGCGCGCACGCCCAATCCCACGGACGCCGAGATCGACACCGCCATCTCCAACCTCTGCCGCTGCGGGACGTATCCGCGCATGCGCGCAGCGATCCATGCGGCCGCTCGCCGCCTCACCACCTCGGAGGCGCCATGA